The following coding sequences lie in one Lentilactobacillus sp. SPB1-3 genomic window:
- a CDS encoding aldo/keto reductase, protein MYKASEDRYDKMVVRRAGNSGLQLPALSFGMWHSFGDDANFGDSEKVMLEAFDKGIFSYDLAYNYGPGSGAAERMFGDVYKANLKPYRDELVITTKAGFNMWPGPYGNFSSRKTLINAIDGSLQRMGLDYVDIFYSHRFDPDTNLAETADALNDIVRSGKALYVGISNYDHKQTEEIIKYFKELHTPFVVNQASYNMLNRTVEDDGLLNVLKDNDNALVAYGPLAEGLLTDKYLKGIPDDVKLHWSNNFVVDKGKDEVVAKLNELNELAQNRNQTLAQMSVAWLLHDQVVASIVTGASKVEHLLDNLKALDNLDFTQDELDKIDSIVK, encoded by the coding sequence ATGTACAAAGCAAGTGAAGACAGATACGATAAAATGGTAGTTAGAAGAGCTGGTAATTCTGGTTTACAACTGCCAGCATTGTCATTTGGTATGTGGCACAGTTTTGGTGACGATGCCAACTTTGGTGATAGTGAGAAAGTTATGCTTGAAGCATTTGATAAGGGAATTTTTAGTTATGACTTAGCTTACAACTATGGTCCTGGATCAGGTGCCGCTGAAAGAATGTTTGGTGATGTTTATAAGGCAAATTTGAAGCCATACCGTGATGAATTAGTCATCACTACTAAGGCTGGTTTCAATATGTGGCCTGGACCATACGGTAATTTTTCTTCACGGAAAACATTAATTAACGCAATTGACGGTAGTTTGCAAAGAATGGGATTGGACTACGTTGATATTTTTTACAGTCATCGATTTGATCCTGATACAAATCTTGCTGAAACTGCTGATGCGTTGAATGATATTGTCAGATCGGGTAAGGCTTTGTATGTTGGAATTTCCAATTACGATCACAAACAGACTGAAGAAATCATTAAGTATTTCAAGGAACTTCATACACCATTTGTTGTTAACCAAGCATCTTATAATATGTTGAACCGGACAGTTGAAGATGATGGACTATTAAATGTTTTAAAGGATAATGACAATGCGTTGGTTGCATACGGACCATTAGCTGAAGGATTATTGACTGACAAATATCTAAAGGGTATTCCTGACGATGTTAAACTTCATTGGAGTAATAATTTCGTAGTTGATAAGGGTAAAGATGAAGTTGTTGCAAAACTTAATGAGTTAAATGAACTGGCTCAAAATAGAAATCAGACTTTAGCACAAATGAGTGTTGCTTGGTTACTTCACGATCAAGTTGTTGCTAGCATTGTGACTGGAGCTTCTAAGGTTGAACATTTATTGGACAACTTAAAAGCTTTAGATAATCTTGATTTCACTCAAGATGAGTTAGATAAAATTGATTCAATAGTTAAATAA
- a CDS encoding histidine phosphatase family protein, translating into MTRLYFVRHGKTEWNLESRYQGSGGDSPLLAQSYEEMKQLANHFYDTDFAHIFASPIKRARITAETIAAHLKKQPQISLLSRLAEFNLGKMEGMKFVDVESQYPEEFINFRNHPDKYDPTKIGGESYQDVINRMTPAIMQIVKDYPTENVMIVSHGAALNAEMNHLLGANLPDLKKRGGLANTSTTIIETVNDGQSFELISWNDTSYLNRQIDKTDIV; encoded by the coding sequence TTGACAAGACTATATTTTGTGCGCCACGGAAAAACTGAATGGAATCTAGAGAGTAGATATCAAGGATCCGGTGGCGATTCACCACTCTTAGCGCAAAGCTATGAAGAGATGAAGCAGTTAGCAAATCATTTTTATGATACTGATTTTGCACATATCTTTGCTAGCCCAATCAAAAGAGCACGGATCACAGCTGAAACGATTGCTGCGCACTTAAAAAAGCAACCACAGATTAGTTTATTATCAAGGTTGGCAGAATTTAATCTGGGTAAAATGGAAGGAATGAAATTCGTGGATGTTGAATCACAATATCCAGAAGAATTCATAAATTTTAGAAATCATCCAGATAAATATGATCCTACTAAAATCGGTGGTGAATCGTACCAAGATGTAATTAACCGGATGACTCCCGCAATCATGCAAATTGTGAAGGACTATCCAACGGAGAATGTCATGATAGTTAGTCACGGTGCCGCCCTGAATGCTGAAATGAACCATCTGTTAGGAGCGAACTTACCTGATCTTAAAAAACGTGGCGGGTTAGCGAATACAAGTACTACGATAATTGAAACTGTAAATGATGGTCAGTCATTTGAATTAATTAGTTGGAATGACACAAGTTATTTGAATCGACAGATTGATAAGACTGATATTGTGTAG
- the rbsR gene encoding ribose utilization transcriptional repressor RbsR yields MAKKVTITDLAKLAGVSVTTVSQILNGKEERFSKKTIDKVNSLQKQLGYVPDFNAQSLIRKSGKTIGVLVPNLGNPFFSRFLRGVEEEAIKADYVPLIFGSDNNAQLESRHLFEAIRRAADGIIIASAVSDLNYIDKVLSQNQIPYMLIDQAPVHESDMVDVNNYHGGEMLAEHLIKNGHQRIVIVSANNPTRNMKERLQGFLDTYQKHQIIIDPEQIITTELTKKGGYDTTEAVLAKKPTAIFAINDELALGLYRGLGESGLSIPDDISIVGYDDIDLSEYFTPKLTTVHQPAFEMGTTATQLIINRIENEGIDNQKIALPISLIDRDSVRNIN; encoded by the coding sequence ATGGCAAAAAAGGTGACAATTACTGATCTGGCCAAACTTGCAGGAGTATCTGTAACGACGGTCTCGCAAATTTTAAATGGTAAAGAGGAACGGTTCAGTAAGAAAACAATCGATAAAGTTAATTCGCTTCAAAAACAATTAGGATATGTGCCTGATTTTAATGCGCAGAGCCTAATTAGAAAATCAGGAAAAACCATCGGTGTTTTAGTGCCGAATCTTGGTAATCCATTTTTTAGTCGCTTCTTAAGGGGTGTCGAAGAAGAGGCAATTAAAGCGGACTATGTACCTTTGATCTTTGGGTCCGATAACAATGCTCAACTTGAATCACGTCATTTATTTGAAGCAATCAGAAGAGCTGCAGATGGAATCATCATCGCTTCTGCTGTTTCTGATTTGAATTATATTGATAAAGTTCTAAGTCAAAACCAAATTCCTTACATGTTGATTGATCAAGCCCCTGTTCATGAAAGTGATATGGTCGATGTGAATAATTATCATGGTGGTGAGATGTTAGCCGAGCATTTGATTAAAAACGGCCATCAGAGGATTGTAATCGTATCCGCTAATAATCCCACTAGAAACATGAAAGAACGTCTACAAGGCTTCTTAGATACGTATCAGAAGCATCAAATAATAATTGACCCTGAACAGATAATTACTACTGAGTTAACTAAAAAAGGTGGTTATGACACTACTGAAGCAGTTCTAGCTAAAAAGCCAACAGCAATCTTTGCAATTAACGATGAGTTAGCGTTAGGATTATATCGTGGACTTGGTGAGTCTGGGTTATCTATTCCGGATGATATTTCAATCGTTGGTTACGATGATATTGACTTAAGTGAGTACTTCACTCCTAAGTTAACTACGGTTCATCAACCAGCTTTTGAAATGGGAACTACCGCTACTCAATTGATCATTAATCGAATTGAGAACGAGGGAATTGATAACCAAAAAATTGCTTTACCAATTTCACTGATTGATCGTGATAGCGTTAGAAACATTAATTAG
- a CDS encoding branched-chain amino acid aminotransferase gives MAKAQPASEIDWTNLGFDYMDLPYRYLAHFKDGKWDDGKLTEDSTLHISEGSTALHYGQADFEGLKAYRTKTGSIQLFRPDQNAKRMQNSCERLLMPAFPEDKFVDAAKQVVKANADYVPPYGTGGTLYLRPLMIGVGGNIGVHAADEYFFTIFAMPVGAYYKGGMVPTKYVTSNYDRAAHHGTGQSKVGGNYAASLLPGAEAHKAGYSDVIYLDPINHQTIEEVGSANFFGITKDDEFITPKSPSILPSITKFSLLWLAEHRLGLKASQGVVDVDDLDKFKEAGACGTAAVISPIGSLTHNGEKHVFYSETEVGPLTKKLYDELTGIQFGDVEAPEGWIQEVEV, from the coding sequence ATGGCTAAGGCACAACCAGCGTCAGAAATCGACTGGACCAATCTTGGATTTGATTATATGGACTTACCATATCGTTACCTTGCACATTTTAAGGATGGCAAGTGGGATGATGGTAAGTTAACTGAAGATAGCACCTTACATATCAGTGAAGGCTCAACTGCCTTACACTATGGCCAAGCCGATTTTGAAGGTTTGAAAGCATATCGAACGAAAACTGGTTCAATCCAACTATTTCGTCCGGATCAAAATGCTAAGAGAATGCAAAATAGCTGTGAAAGACTGTTAATGCCTGCGTTTCCTGAAGATAAGTTTGTTGATGCAGCCAAACAAGTAGTGAAAGCTAATGCTGACTACGTTCCTCCATACGGTACTGGTGGTACTTTGTATTTGCGACCATTGATGATCGGAGTTGGTGGTAACATCGGCGTACATGCTGCCGATGAATATTTCTTTACTATCTTTGCCATGCCAGTGGGTGCTTATTACAAGGGTGGTATGGTACCAACGAAGTACGTTACTTCAAATTATGATCGGGCTGCTCATCACGGTACTGGTCAATCAAAAGTCGGTGGCAATTACGCTGCCAGCTTGCTTCCAGGGGCTGAGGCTCATAAAGCTGGTTATTCTGACGTGATTTATCTCGATCCAATTAATCATCAAACAATTGAAGAAGTCGGTTCAGCCAACTTCTTTGGAATCACTAAAGATGATGAATTTATTACACCAAAATCACCATCGATTTTGCCAAGTATTACCAAATTTTCTCTTCTCTGGCTTGCAGAACATCGTCTTGGCCTGAAAGCATCACAAGGAGTCGTTGACGTCGACGACTTAGATAAGTTTAAAGAAGCAGGGGCCTGCGGTACGGCTGCCGTTATTTCACCAATTGGCAGTTTAACTCACAATGGTGAAAAACATGTCTTCTACAGTGAGACAGAGGTGGGACCATTAACTAAGAAATTATATGATGAATTGACCGGCATTCAGTTTGGGGATGTTGAAGCTCCTGAAGGTTGGATTCAAGAAGTTGAGGTTTAA
- a CDS encoding ribose-phosphate diphosphokinase: MTADNARPKIKLFSLNSNRELAEKISKAVGVPLSKSTVKKFSDDEIKISVDESIRGTEVYVIQSISDPVNTNLMELLIMVDALRRASAGSINVVIPYYGYSRADRKARSREPITAKLLSSFLEMDGVDRVITLDLHADQIQGFFDIPVDHLRAARLLASFFEANHGKNDLVIISPDHASVSRARTIAELLNAPIAIIDNRSPEDATTIPEAVIGDVEGKRAIIVDDMIDTAIKTQIASETLKNNGAKEIYALATHAIFSGDAVKRLEEAPIEKVIVTDSIKLKDDRKFDKLEVVSVDQLFGEAIKLIHNQQSVGKLFGR; the protein is encoded by the coding sequence ATGACGGCAGACAACGCGCGACCAAAAATCAAATTATTTTCTCTTAACTCCAATCGTGAGCTAGCTGAAAAAATCAGTAAAGCAGTTGGAGTTCCTTTAAGCAAATCAACAGTTAAAAAATTTAGTGATGATGAAATTAAAATTAGTGTCGATGAAAGTATTCGTGGAACTGAAGTGTATGTTATTCAATCTATTTCAGATCCAGTAAATACTAATTTGATGGAATTATTAATTATGGTTGACGCTCTTCGAAGAGCCTCAGCTGGATCAATCAACGTGGTAATTCCATATTATGGTTATTCACGTGCTGACCGTAAGGCGCGTTCACGTGAACCAATTACTGCTAAATTATTGTCATCATTTTTAGAAATGGATGGGGTAGATCGGGTCATTACATTAGATCTACATGCTGATCAAATTCAGGGATTCTTCGATATACCGGTTGACCATTTAAGAGCCGCCAGACTTTTAGCTAGCTTCTTTGAAGCAAATCATGGTAAAAATGACTTGGTGATTATTTCTCCTGATCATGCCAGTGTGTCTAGAGCAAGAACCATTGCTGAGCTATTGAATGCACCAATCGCTATTATCGATAATCGTTCTCCAGAAGATGCTACTACAATTCCTGAAGCAGTTATTGGGGACGTTGAAGGCAAGCGGGCAATTATTGTTGACGATATGATCGATACTGCCATTAAAACTCAAATTGCATCTGAAACATTAAAGAACAATGGTGCCAAAGAAATTTATGCATTAGCTACGCATGCTATTTTCTCTGGGGATGCTGTTAAGAGATTAGAGGAAGCACCAATCGAAAAAGTGATCGTTACTGATTCAATTAAGCTTAAAGATGACCGAAAGTTTGATAAACTTGAAGTGGTTTCTGTTGACCAATTGTTTGGAGAAGCCATTAAATTAATTCATAACCAACAGTCAGTAGGCAAATTGTTTGGTAGATAA
- a CDS encoding tetratricopeptide repeat protein, producing MENDDKKINDLQKKNQENQRKYMKTRDQEEAKAKQLVHELVVKIDKNPDDYHNYYELATVLVEGKDYQQAEELLMKALGLFSESDQSVTDLLKYGLGNVYYAAEEYDKAIEIFQTIVDPQLKVKAYVMLAQSYMAKGDNKRAMVFALTAQSESRDDPEVNKLIGDNLLSLGNFQQAGEFYDLALKVDANNGQINFDRGIVALVNDENYQEYFEKAKKFDPDYYEKGQQRLQDIEKFIQLNKNSDSKKNDQE from the coding sequence ATGGAAAATGATGATAAAAAAATAAATGACTTACAAAAAAAGAACCAAGAAAATCAACGTAAGTACATGAAGACTAGAGACCAAGAAGAGGCTAAGGCCAAGCAGCTAGTTCACGAATTAGTCGTCAAAATTGATAAAAATCCAGATGATTATCATAACTACTATGAACTGGCCACAGTTTTAGTTGAAGGTAAGGACTATCAGCAGGCTGAAGAGTTACTGATGAAAGCTCTTGGACTGTTTTCAGAGTCTGATCAATCTGTGACTGATTTGTTGAAATACGGTTTGGGTAACGTTTATTACGCTGCCGAAGAATACGATAAAGCAATCGAAATTTTTCAAACAATTGTCGATCCACAGCTAAAAGTCAAGGCATATGTCATGCTGGCACAAAGCTATATGGCTAAGGGAGACAATAAGCGAGCCATGGTGTTTGCCCTCACTGCTCAAAGTGAATCTAGGGATGATCCAGAAGTGAACAAATTAATCGGTGATAATTTATTATCATTAGGTAATTTTCAACAAGCTGGCGAATTCTATGATTTGGCATTAAAAGTTGATGCCAATAATGGCCAAATTAATTTTGATCGTGGAATAGTAGCTTTGGTAAATGATGAAAATTATCAAGAATATTTTGAAAAAGCAAAAAAATTTGATCCTGATTACTATGAAAAGGGTCAACAGAGATTACAGGATATTGAGAAATTTATCCAGTTGAACAAAAACTCTGATTCTAAAAAGAATGATCAAGAATAA
- a CDS encoding DUF1831 domain-containing protein: protein MAFVNEVTVQGDSTTYEIASTIKKFTLKDMGFVETKNGNYSLERSLDPTSPYNASYKLKIMIDKDLTGFKMSTTTGNGLAKVNIFKSDDTKDSVEQFRFVMKNLIDRGVFKVK from the coding sequence ATGGCATTCGTAAATGAAGTTACGGTTCAGGGCGATTCTACTACTTATGAGATCGCATCAACGATTAAAAAGTTTACCCTTAAAGATATGGGGTTTGTAGAAACAAAAAATGGTAATTATTCATTGGAACGGTCACTAGATCCAACATCTCCATATAACGCATCGTATAAGTTAAAAATCATGATCGATAAAGACCTTACCGGTTTCAAGATGTCTACTACTACAGGTAATGGGTTGGCAAAGGTCAATATTTTTAAAAGCGATGATACTAAAGATAGCGTCGAACAATTTAGATTTGTTATGAAAAATTTGATTGATCGCGGCGTTTTTAAAGTTAAATAA
- the mnmA gene encoding tRNA 2-thiouridine(34) synthase MnmA, protein MQDNSQTRVVVGMSGGVDSSVVAHQLKQQGYDVIGVFMKNWDDTDENGFCTATEDYKDVAKVANEIGIPYYSVNFEKEYWDRVFTYFLDEYKKGRTPDPDVICNKEIKFKAFLDYAIELGADYIATGHYAQLTRDEDGHNHLLRSTDMNKDQTYFLSQLSADQLDRVMFPIGNMTKPEVRKIAKEAGLATAEKKDSVGICFIGEKNFREFLGNYLPATPGKMVTVDGEVKGEHAGLMYYTIGQRKGLGIGGDGIDNQPWFVVGKDLKKNILYVGKGYENELLYADYLDASDIHWVNTLDRGQDFHCTAKFRYRQKDQGVTVHISDDGKTVRVDFDEPVRAITPGQAVVFYDGQECLGSAIIDAAYKDQKELQYV, encoded by the coding sequence ATGCAAGACAACAGTCAAACTCGAGTCGTTGTTGGAATGAGTGGTGGCGTCGACTCTTCAGTCGTCGCTCATCAGTTAAAACAACAAGGATACGACGTGATTGGCGTTTTCATGAAGAACTGGGACGATACTGACGAAAATGGTTTCTGTACGGCTACTGAAGATTATAAAGATGTAGCTAAAGTTGCCAATGAAATCGGCATCCCATACTATTCTGTTAACTTCGAAAAGGAGTATTGGGACCGTGTGTTCACATACTTCCTCGACGAATACAAGAAAGGCAGAACTCCAGATCCAGATGTTATCTGTAATAAGGAGATCAAGTTCAAGGCATTCTTAGATTATGCCATTGAATTAGGTGCCGATTACATTGCAACTGGACACTATGCTCAATTAACTCGGGATGAGGATGGTCATAATCATTTGCTTCGTTCAACTGATATGAACAAGGACCAAACTTACTTCCTAAGTCAATTGTCTGCTGATCAACTTGATCGCGTTATGTTCCCAATTGGTAACATGACTAAGCCTGAGGTTCGTAAGATTGCTAAGGAAGCTGGATTAGCAACTGCTGAGAAAAAGGATTCCGTTGGAATTTGTTTTATCGGTGAGAAGAACTTTAGAGAGTTCTTAGGCAACTATCTACCTGCTACACCAGGGAAGATGGTTACAGTTGATGGTGAAGTGAAGGGCGAGCATGCTGGCCTGATGTATTACACTATTGGTCAACGTAAGGGTCTAGGAATCGGTGGCGATGGGATTGATAATCAACCTTGGTTCGTCGTTGGTAAAGACTTAAAGAAGAATATTCTTTATGTTGGTAAGGGATACGAGAACGAGTTGTTATATGCGGATTACCTGGATGCCTCAGATATTCATTGGGTTAATACCCTTGATCGAGGTCAAGATTTCCACTGTACAGCTAAGTTCCGTTATCGCCAAAAGGATCAGGGAGTTACTGTTCACATCAGTGATGATGGTAAGACGGTTCGAGTTGACTTTGACGAGCCAGTTCGTGCAATTACTCCTGGTCAAGCAGTTGTCTTCTACGATGGTCAAGAGTGTTTAGGCTCAGCTATCATTGATGCTGCATACAAGGATCAAAAGGAACTTCAATACGTTTAA
- a CDS encoding ATP-dependent RecD-like DNA helicase: protein MAESLDLFDNPNEEKFVDGQLKAVFFASDDSFYKVILVHVTNTNVSLPDDEVVVTGNFGDLIEDNPYHFTGRVVNHPKYGQQFQAANYTNLAKTTRTGVVKYLSGDKFPGVGEKTAEKIVDILGSDALTKIDRDPSILDEVGLSNKLKKVISENLELSDNLENIIIGLNSYGFSNQLSSAIYEKYRGDALSIIAENPYRLVSDIPSIGFKRADGIALENGFKIDSAERIVAGLMYAIDQLCVKNGDTYTTTGPLLNETSRLLESSGQGKIEADKIANGLVELAKSNQIIGEADRIFPANLYKAEFQIAEHLQRVIENNDEVAFTDAQIEKELRKVERKYDINYDQSQTDAITDAIKSPVFVLTGGPGTGKTTIINGIVNTFCALNDYSMDINQYKDKPFPVILAAPTGRAAKHMTDSTGLPASTIHRLLGLNRSDNEQASATKDIDGELLIIDEMSMVDTYLFKMLVSAVPNHMKIILVGDQDQLPSVGPGQVFHDLLEAKAVPYMKLDTIYRQDANSSIISLAHEIHQGQLPDDFTDNQRDRSFIPCDENQIASVVQQVTQRAKGKGFSKMDVQVLAPMYRGRAGIDKLNDMIQEVWQNDGSTKSVTIRQHTYRIGDKVLQLENNPEKNVFNGDIGMIVSMKQAKDEDSPSQITIDYDDIEVTYQRNEWLQFTLAYCTSIHKAQGSEFQMVILPLVHQFSRMLQRNLLYTAVTRASDFLILVGEQSAYQQCVNTISANRKTCLVERLRSVILGQSGPSTADGESVSQTDVNDHEDVQSNQPTEPVNDGILTMKLIQENAVDPMIGMKNLKPADFLPADR from the coding sequence GTGGCTGAATCATTAGACTTATTTGACAATCCAAATGAAGAAAAATTCGTTGACGGGCAATTAAAGGCCGTCTTTTTCGCTAGTGATGATAGTTTTTATAAAGTTATCTTAGTTCACGTGACTAATACGAATGTTTCACTACCAGATGACGAGGTGGTAGTCACTGGTAACTTTGGCGATTTAATTGAAGACAATCCATATCATTTCACTGGTCGAGTAGTTAATCATCCCAAATATGGTCAACAGTTTCAGGCTGCCAACTATACTAATCTTGCTAAAACAACTCGAACTGGAGTGGTTAAGTATTTGTCTGGCGATAAATTTCCAGGAGTTGGTGAGAAGACCGCCGAAAAAATCGTGGATATTTTAGGTTCCGATGCTTTAACTAAGATTGATCGCGATCCTTCAATATTGGATGAGGTCGGGCTGAGCAATAAACTCAAAAAAGTCATTTCAGAAAATCTCGAATTGAGTGATAATCTTGAAAATATCATTATCGGCTTAAATAGTTATGGATTTTCCAATCAGTTGAGCTCAGCTATTTATGAAAAGTATCGTGGAGATGCTCTGTCTATTATTGCTGAGAACCCATATCGATTGGTTAGTGACATTCCCTCAATTGGTTTCAAACGAGCAGACGGGATTGCTTTAGAAAATGGCTTCAAGATTGATTCAGCGGAAAGAATTGTTGCTGGTTTAATGTATGCAATCGATCAATTATGTGTTAAAAATGGTGATACGTACACGACAACTGGACCGTTATTAAATGAAACATCAAGATTGTTAGAATCTAGTGGCCAAGGAAAAATTGAAGCAGATAAAATTGCTAATGGTTTGGTGGAACTAGCTAAGAGTAACCAGATAATCGGTGAGGCAGATAGAATCTTCCCTGCTAATCTATATAAAGCTGAGTTCCAAATTGCTGAACATCTGCAAAGAGTCATTGAAAATAATGATGAAGTGGCTTTTACTGATGCACAAATCGAAAAAGAATTACGAAAAGTAGAGCGAAAATACGATATTAACTATGATCAATCCCAAACGGATGCGATTACTGATGCCATCAAATCGCCTGTGTTTGTGCTTACTGGTGGGCCAGGTACTGGTAAAACAACTATCATCAATGGAATTGTTAATACATTCTGTGCATTAAATGATTATTCAATGGACATTAATCAATACAAAGACAAACCATTTCCCGTTATTTTGGCGGCTCCTACTGGAAGAGCGGCCAAGCACATGACCGATAGTACAGGATTACCTGCCAGCACGATTCATCGACTACTGGGCTTGAACCGATCAGATAATGAGCAAGCCTCAGCCACCAAAGATATTGATGGTGAGCTTTTGATTATTGATGAAATGTCGATGGTTGATACTTATCTATTCAAAATGCTAGTTAGTGCAGTCCCTAATCACATGAAAATTATTTTAGTGGGTGATCAAGATCAATTGCCTTCAGTTGGACCGGGCCAAGTCTTTCATGATTTATTAGAGGCTAAGGCCGTTCCATACATGAAACTAGATACGATTTACCGACAGGATGCTAACTCATCGATTATTTCTTTAGCTCATGAAATTCATCAGGGACAATTACCAGATGATTTTACAGATAATCAAAGAGACAGATCATTTATTCCTTGTGATGAAAATCAAATTGCCTCAGTTGTGCAACAAGTAACACAACGAGCTAAGGGCAAAGGATTTAGTAAGATGGATGTTCAAGTTTTGGCACCAATGTATCGAGGCCGAGCAGGAATCGACAAGTTAAATGACATGATTCAAGAGGTTTGGCAAAATGATGGCTCAACTAAATCGGTAACTATTCGTCAGCATACTTATCGAATTGGCGATAAAGTGTTACAACTAGAAAACAACCCTGAAAAAAATGTTTTCAATGGTGATATTGGAATGATTGTTTCCATGAAGCAGGCTAAGGACGAAGATTCGCCTTCCCAAATCACCATCGACTACGATGATATTGAAGTGACGTATCAAAGAAACGAATGGCTGCAATTTACGTTGGCCTACTGTACTTCAATTCATAAGGCTCAGGGTAGTGAATTTCAAATGGTAATCTTGCCATTAGTTCATCAATTTAGTCGCATGTTACAACGAAATCTGTTGTACACGGCTGTTACAAGAGCTAGTGACTTTCTGATTTTAGTTGGCGAACAATCAGCATATCAACAGTGTGTAAATACAATCTCGGCAAACCGTAAGACATGCTTAGTTGAACGATTGCGAAGTGTGATTCTCGGCCAATCCGGTCCTAGTACAGCTGATGGCGAATCAGTGAGTCAAACAGATGTTAATGATCACGAAGACGTCCAAAGCAACCAACCAACTGAACCAGTAAATGATGGTATTTTAACTATGAAACTGATTCAAGAAAATGCAGTGGATCCTATGATCGGTATGAAAAATTTAAAACCAGCTGATTTTTTACCAGCGGATAGGTAA
- the rbsK gene encoding ribokinase: MTNKVVVLGSLNVDTTLHIVQMPKPGETISASSKTNSAGGKGANQAVAAVRSGAETSFIGQVGDDDLGSFMVDALSGNKIDTKEIDKISEEGTGSAVILLDKNGQNCIMVYGGANQAIKPSKIDKAEELIASADILIAQFETPQDVTLHAFEIAKEHGVTTILNPAPATKIIDGLLAVTDLIVPNETESATLTDIPVTDVDSMDKNATRFAEMGIDNLIITVGDRGAYYHTKDDSGFVKAFKVKAVDTTAAGDTFIGAFSSQINKDLSNIEQALIYAQKASSITVQRAGALPSIPTSKEIDAEYK, translated from the coding sequence ATGACAAACAAAGTAGTTGTACTGGGAAGTTTAAACGTTGATACGACTTTACATATTGTTCAAATGCCAAAGCCTGGAGAAACCATTAGTGCTAGTTCAAAGACCAATTCAGCTGGCGGTAAGGGTGCTAATCAAGCGGTTGCTGCTGTCCGTTCAGGTGCTGAAACCAGTTTTATTGGTCAAGTTGGTGATGATGACCTAGGTAGTTTTATGGTCGATGCTTTATCTGGTAATAAAATTGATACCAAAGAGATCGATAAAATTTCTGAAGAGGGGACGGGTTCTGCCGTTATTCTTCTAGATAAGAATGGTCAAAATTGTATCATGGTTTATGGTGGTGCTAACCAAGCCATTAAGCCAAGCAAAATTGATAAAGCAGAAGAATTGATTGCTAGTGCGGATATCTTGATTGCCCAATTTGAAACTCCTCAAGATGTAACTCTGCATGCTTTTGAAATTGCCAAGGAGCACGGTGTTACCACGATTTTAAATCCTGCACCTGCCACTAAGATAATTGATGGATTATTGGCAGTGACTGACTTAATTGTTCCTAATGAGACAGAGAGTGCTACTTTGACCGACATTCCAGTAACCGACGTTGATTCTATGGACAAGAACGCTACTCGCTTTGCTGAAATGGGAATTGATAACTTAATTATCACTGTTGGTGATCGTGGGGCATACTATCATACTAAAGACGATAGTGGCTTCGTTAAGGCCTTTAAAGTCAAAGCAGTGGACACTACAGCTGCTGGTGACACATTTATTGGTGCATTTAGTTCCCAAATCAATAAGGATCTATCAAATATTGAGCAAGCTTTGATTTATGCCCAAAAGGCTTCTTCCATCACTGTTCAAAGGGCTGGGGCATTGCCTTCAATTCCTACAAGTAAAGAAATCGATGCAGAATACAAATAA